CTTCATCAGAACTATCGGTTACTAATTCTTGCTGTTGTAATTTCTCTTCTTCCAACATTTTCCTacgtttttcaatttctttgtttttagcATCCCGTTCTTTAATGTATGAAGCTTCTTTTAGGTTAAATTTACCTTTCTTAGGTTTCGGTTGAACATCGTGCCggttaaattttcttttcccaCCACGGACCGGTTTTTTTCCACGTGccataattataatgaactttATATATCGATTATCGATACATGTCGacacaattttttaacaaattatgaAATACGTAAACCCACGTGTATTTGTTATCGTATAACCAATACCACGAGTTTGAGAAAATCAAACACACGTATTAAAAACACACATTTTGTCcacatattatttataattaaataaactacagaaacatgcaaaatatactttacaagctgaatgcactttaatttatattaaattggaTTCCCAAATGTTTTATAAACACCATAAGCAGCATGTGAACCTCTGCTTACGAAATTACTGTCTTCACATTGAAGATAGGTTATGGGCGCTGAATTTAAAATTTGCACCctattgtaagctataacatcTATGTCGTAATTTCAACATACTTAATCTTTTCATATGTTGCATACTCGTGAAcaagtacaaaatattataataagaaaaccaTAATCTTCAATGATATAATCATACTTTTTCTTTCAATAAGATATTTCTATCATAATCATCGCTTTAATGTTTCCAACAAAAATGCGAAACATCCGATGCATTTCAAATTAAGTACTTCAAAACGTATGGAGATCAAAATAATTTAGCATGTCAAATTCAGTCAACAAAATTTCGACAAAATCCGTTTCAGTATGTGAAGTAAGGCACAATTAATAAGACGAAGTTTAACATGCAATAattcgaatgaatatttaatacatacgtGTCGTTGCGGTGTTTATTGTTCTTGCAAAACAAAGCCTCATCAACCAGTCgtcaaatatttccaaagaCGTGTATTGAGCGATACACCATTTGAATCTTCAATTATAGTTGCGTCACGGAAAATTAATTGCCATTTGGAGAACCGGAAGAAATCTGTAAAGTGAATACCCGTATCACAAGGATCACGTGACTGTTGATTTCAGTGGATAAATTATCGCAACAGATAGAACTTTTTAAACTAACAATCATTTTTATCCTCGATTCGATGAATCAAAATTCAAGACTTATCGCGTTGCGTGATAAGACGgagaaaaattagaaagattTTCGAGTATTATTCGAACGTACATTAGCGGAAAGGTATGTATTTGCATATCGTACTATAAAAAATAGTTTCGGCATTACCGGTTAGTTGATAAGTTATCAGCCTAGAGCTTAAAGTAGTCAGTGACAGCTGCATTAACAAGCGTTCTTGATAACCCGAACGGAAGAGAAACACAGGAAGTAGAAAAAAGTAGgcaaaattaattaaccctttgcacggtTGTTTACAAAATATCCGGTTCCTGACAGGCCTTCGGAGCCAACGAGTTCAGACGAACAGGCGACGCTGCGCGCGCATTAATAACACGCTGCCGACAGTGCCGtacattctttaattttatagtatattgTCTAAAAAAAATCTTGCAATAAACTATTAAAGGTAATGACTGTAACATACATAACGGAGTTTAGACATTAACGATATACTATAAAAGTAATTgtatttctatgaaatcgtacgagtaatttataattttgttccttTATGATCCTACCGCTATAAAAAAATACTACTATGTAAAAGCTAGATAAATTCATTGTAAGCATTTCGTTACTGATGCACGTATGCGTATCAAGATGAAAActgctttcaaatttttttatatcaaacgatacaatttactaaaaaaagatGTATAATTTCGAAACTATCGTTAAACGGTTGcttctgaaaaatatttcttttccacACTACGTGCACATTGCAAGTTACGCGTGATgcagaaatggaaaaaaattgtCGTGTGTACAGTGGGGAGAAGGTTATCCTATACGAGGTTGAGAGCGTGAGCTGCGGGTCGCAAATGCACGGGCAGTTTCAATATAGAACTTGAGGCGCCCTTACCAGTGTTCTCGTATTGGACCGGTAAGTTGCGATTATTTGGAAGTTTTTCAAAAACGGGGAAGTGCTGATACGGTGTTTGACAACTTCGCGAGGCTTCCGGGTGACCAGTTGTCAACAGACGTGTAGGAGTGCAGAAGCCAACGAAAGATTTTTTCGTATCTGATGAGCTCCTCCGTCGTTCCGCTGGTGGTAAGATGGCTGTGCAGCTGGATGGAGGAGGGAAGGAGGACTTGAAAACACAGTTTGTCACGCGGGAAGGAACATACAAGCTAATGACTTTGTCGGAGTATTCGAGGCCAAACAGGGTCGGCTATACGAACAGTCAAGGAAGTGCATCCGTTAGGGTGTCTTTCGTAACTTTACCGGACCCAGCGGACCCCACGGGTACGCAAGGTCTCGGCGACCGAATGTGTTTCAACTTTGGCAAGGAGCTCTATGTTTACGTATACCGGGGCGTTAAAAAGGTGAGGCgagttttttttctatttaatacatCACACTAATATATTTGTGTTTAATCGAGCATGGATTCTTTCAAACCTAACCTCGAAAACGCATATCAAGACTCCATCTTTGCAGATTTTACCACACCTAATACAGAATCCTTTTACTTTATTCATTGATAAATACAGGATCTCGTTTATCGAGCTTTATTTATATACGATTTTCTTAAGTGTCAATACCGTATTGTTATcagattcttttcttttaatgctATTTTAAAATGCATAATCTttgatttaaattgaaatatgaaGTAGTTTGTTTCTTCAGTGGTTTGATTGTTTGTCTTTGAaagtattatgtattttatgttaCCATCAGTGATGAGTGAGATAGGAGTACATTTATGAAACTTATGTATAATTGTTATGTAGAAATCTTATGTAAATAATTGATGTATTTTTCTTGTCACTTTCCCAATTGTGTTATGCAAAGTTTTGCTTTTAATAAATGTTGGAATTTTGTATATGTTAAGACAGCCTGTAATGTAATAgcaaacaatattatataatagtgaTTTCCTTGgtattctataattttcaagtttcttgGTTAGTCTTGTACGGgatgtatattgaattaaaatgtttcagGCTGTGGATTTGAATAAGCCATtggataaaaaattatataaaggaaCTAATCCAACTTGCCACAATTTTAACCAAACAACAGCAACTGCAGATAGTGCACCATTATTAGTTGGTTTCTCTACGGGACAAATTCAATTGATAGATCCAATAAAAAAGGAGTTGAACAAATTATACAATGAAGATGTGAGTAACACCTTTAGTGTAaaataacaattgaaaataaattcctttTAACATATGAGgagattgtaaaataatattggcACAATCCTAAAATTGTGACTTTAAAAGAGGACCTTCTATATCACTGCTATCATTAGATACTTTCCTGTAATGTGTAAAAAAGGTGTTGGCATTTATCCAGTATCTATTGATATGAACGTGTTATCTTGTTGAAACATGATAAACAAGGAATTACTAATAGTTCACTgattttacttataattatgACTAGTGTTTGTGACACAAATTATTCCAAAAACTCTTTATTGtgtagatattatttttttaaaatactgaCTTTTTACCATGTTttgttatatagtatattttgtACATGATTCCTTAATTTTTCAGAGATTGATAGATAAGAGCAAAGTAACATGTATAAAATGGGTTCCTGGCTCCAATAACCTCTTCTTAGTATCGCATAGTTCTGGACAACTATATTTATACAATGAAGAACTCTTGTGCGGTACAACAGCTCCTCATTATCAATCCTTCAAATCAGGAGATGGTTATGCCATATATACTTGCAAGACAAAGTCTACAAGGAACCCATTGTATCGATGGGTCATAGGTGCAGAAGGATGTTGCATAAATGAATTTGCCTTTAGTCCGTGTGGCTCCAATCTAGCTGTAGTTTCCCAAGACGGATTTCTACGTGTATTCCAATATAACACAATGGAATTAGTGGGTTCAGCTAGAAGTTATTTTGGTGGGTTCCTGTGTGTATGTTGGTCACCGGATGGAAGATATGTTGTTGTTGGAGGTGAAGATGATCTTGTGACAATTTGGAGCTTTCATGAGAAAAGAGTGGTAGCACGAGGTCAGGGTCATCATAGCTGGGTAAGCGTAGTAGCTTTTGATCCCTACACTACATCTTATGGAGATCATGATCCTGACTTCAGTGGTTCAGATGATGAAACATTACCACACAATAATCATAATCACTTCCGTGAAAAATCTAATCGTCTGTCCACGACCTCACAAGGAGTTCATTCGAATAGAAACTCTTGTGGATCAGAGTTACGAGTGTCAGGTGGTACATGCTACAGGCTAGGTAGCGTGTCACAGGATACTCAACTGTGTTTGTGGGATATTACTGAAGATGTGTTGAGACAACCAATGTGCGCAAAGCAGAGGCCCTCTGTAGCAGGTTCCGGTACTCTTTCTACATCAGGAGCAATCAACAGCGGGAATGGTTCAACGGCGAATCATCAATTGAACAATTCTAAACACAACAATTTGAATAATgttaattacaaagaaaatgtGAGTGGTAATAATGAAAGTAGTAACAATAGCACAAGTACAAATACTACGGTGTCAACTGTAAATTCATTGACACAAAGGTTAGCAGGTCTTGGTTTTGGTGAACGTAAAGGTGATAATCATAAAAGAAACTTTAGCCTCACAATGAGAGGTAGTGGTGCATCTAATAGCACAATAATGCAAAATAGTGGTGGCGATAAAGCTACCACTAACTCAAATACAAGTAGTAATATGAACAGTGTCAGTGGAAGTTTAGTAGGTGCAAATAAAAAGGTTAGTTCTGTGATGGACGATTCAATGAGGTTAATAGGAACTGCCCGGTGCCCTAGGTTTGATGAGTGCCCAGTATTAGAACCACTGGTGTGCAAGAAGTTGGCGCATGAAAGATTGACTGAATTAGTGTTTAGGGAAGATTGCTTCGTAACAGCGTGTCAAGATGGATATGTCTACACATGGGCAAGGCCTGGTCACATGGTAGGTTCTCTCACCATCAGCAGCACTCTGCACAGGCAACACCATCATAGCAATCCTTACACCAATATTACTTCCTTGCGATCTAACGATCTATGATGTAACCCATCTTCAACTGTTATTGCAACTTTGTGAAGTAGGGTCTTTTTAGTGACAAATTccaatttgtatatatatatagaaatagacATTATAATCATTATCATTCTTAAATAGAGAAGAATAAAAGTATGATAATGCTTTGGACAATTTTTCTATTGTCATTGTTGAATTGTGTTAGGTGGCAAATGCTCTTTTAAACACTGAAATTTATTGAATGCGAAAGACACGTGGgatgtagttttgttatttttcaactTTGATATAATAAGAAATACTGTCCTTGCGGTATTGtgtgtgttatatatatatatatatatgtgtatatatggcACATGtataatgtgta
Above is a genomic segment from Nomia melanderi isolate GNS246 chromosome 8, iyNomMela1, whole genome shotgun sequence containing:
- the LOC116423962 gene encoding WD repeat-containing protein 20 isoform X1, whose translation is MAVQLDGGGKEDLKTQFVTREGTYKLMTLSEYSRPNRVGYTNSQGSASVRVSFVTLPDPADPTGTQGLGDRMCFNFGKELYVYVYRGVKKAVDLNKPLDKKLYKGTNPTCHNFNQTTATADSAPLLVGFSTGQIQLIDPIKKELNKLYNEDRLIDKSKVTCIKWVPGSNNLFLVSHSSGQLYLYNEELLCGTTAPHYQSFKSGDGYAIYTCKTKSTRNPLYRWVIGAEGCCINEFAFSPCGSNLAVVSQDGFLRVFQYNTMELVGSARSYFGGFLCVCWSPDGRYVVVGGEDDLVTIWSFHEKRVVARGQGHHSWVSVVAFDPYTTSYGDHDPDFSGSDDETLPHNNHNHFREKSNRLSTTSQGVHSNRNSCGSELRVSGGTCYRLGSVSQDTQLCLWDITEDVLRQPMCAKQRPSVAGSGTLSTSGAINSGNGSTANHQLNNSKHNNLNNVNYKENVSGNNESSNNSTSTNTTVSTVNSLTQRLAGLGFGERKGDNHKRNFSLTMRGSGASNSTIMQNSGGDKATTNSNTSSNMNSVSGSLVGANKKVSSVMDDSMRLIGTARCPRFDECPVLEPLVCKKLAHERLTELVFREDCFVTACQDGYVYTWARPGHMVGSLTISSTLHRQHHHSNPYTNITSLRSNDL
- the LOC116423962 gene encoding WD repeat-containing protein 20 isoform X2; the protein is MAVQLDGGGKEDLKTQFVTREGTYKLMTLSEYSRPNRVGYTNSQGSASVRVSFVTLPDPADPTGTQGLGDRMCFNFGKELYVYVYRGVKKAVDLNKPLDKKLYKGTNPTCHNFNQTTATADSAPLLVGFSTGQIQLIDPIKKELNKLYNEDRLIDKSKVTCIKWVPGSNNLFLVSHSSGQLYLYNEELLCGTTAPHYQSFKSGDGYAIYTCKTKSTRNPLYRWVIGAEGCCINEFAFSPCGSNLAVVSQDGFLRVFQYNTMELVGSARSYFGGFLCVCWSPDGRYVVVGGEDDLVTIWSFHEKRVVARGQGHHSWVSVVAFDPYTTSYGDHDPDFSGSDDETLPHNNHNHFREKSNRLSTTSQGVHSNRNSCGSELRVSGGTCYRLGSVSQDTQLCLWDITEDVLRQPMCAKQRPSVAGSGTLSTSGAINSGNGSTANHQLNNSKHNNLNNVNYKENVSGNNESSNNSTSTNTTVSTVNSLTQRLAGLGFGERKGDNHKRNFSLTMRGSGASNSTIMQNSGGDKATTNSNTSSNMNSVSGSLVGANKKVSSVMDDSMRLIGTARCPRFDECPVLEPLVCKKLAHERLTELVFREDCFVTACQDGYVYTWARPGHMPGVGQVGNALHVVSPVEGGGTIV
- the LOC116423962 gene encoding WD repeat-containing protein 20 isoform X3 → MAVQLDGGGKEDLKTQFVTREGTYKLMTLSEYSRPNRVGYTNSQGSASVRVSFVTLPDPADPTGTQGLGDRMCFNFGKELYVYVYRGVKKAVDLNKPLDKKLYKGTNPTCHNFNQTTATADSAPLLVGFSTGQIQLIDPIKKELNKLYNEDRLIDKSKVTCIKWVPGSNNLFLVSHSSGQLYLYNEELLCGTTAPHYQSFKSGDGYAIYTCKTKSTRNPLYRWVIGAEGCCINEFAFSPCGSNLAVVSQDGFLRVFQYNTMELVGSARSYFGGFLCVCWSPDGRYVVVGGEDDLVTIWSFHEKRVVARGQGHHSWVSVVAFDPYTTSYGDHDPDFSGSDDETLPHNNHNHFREKSNRLSTTSQGVHSNRNSCGSELRVSGGTCYRLGSVSQDTQLCLWDITEDVLRQPMCAKQRPSVAGSGTLSTSGAINSGNGSTANHQLNNSKHNNLNNVNYKENVSGNNESSNNSTSTNTTVSTVNSLTQRLAGLGFGERKGDNHKRNFSLTMRGSGASNSTIMQNSGGDKATTNSNTSSNMNSVSGSLVGANKKVSSVMDDSMRLIGTARCPRFDECPVLEPLVCKKLAHERLTELVFREDCFVTACQDGYVYTWARPGHM